A DNA window from Candidatus Bathyarchaeia archaeon contains the following coding sequences:
- a CDS encoding cupin domain-containing protein, protein MVSPRIVRPSEVPEITWPGGGRGRRMVHPDVVGSKKLVLGIIRAEPGKSPHRWHTHTRDKGEGFEIEYPPDFEEAYAVVKGNGTLFWREGGKEMSAPVQEGDVIYFPIGVAESQLVNTGDEDMIIIFATTPPVKVIK, encoded by the coding sequence ATGGTAAGCCCTAGGATCGTGAGACCGAGCGAGGTCCCGGAGATAACTTGGCCCGGCGGCGGGAGGGGGCGGAGGATGGTGCACCCCGATGTGGTTGGATCGAAGAAGTTAGTCCTCGGCATAATCCGGGCCGAGCCGGGGAAATCCCCTCATAGATGGCATACCCATACGCGTGATAAGGGAGAGGGGTTTGAGATAGAATATCCGCCCGATTTCGAGGAGGCATATGCGGTGGTAAAGGGGAATGGGACGCTCTTCTGGCGCGAGGGCGGGAAGGAGATGAGCGCTCCGGTCCAAGAGGGCGATGTGATCTATTTCCCGATCGGGGTAGCCGAAAGCCAATTGGTGAATACAGGCGATGAGGATATGATCATAATTTTCGCCACTACACCACCTGTTAAGGTAATAAAATGA
- a CDS encoding Ni/Fe hydrogenase subunit alpha, with amino-acid sequence MSQVREIRVDYVARIEGQAEVLIKVVGGRVEEAKLAVFEPPRFFESFMIGRRCGEAHEIASRICGICHVPHQVAALEAVEDGLGIEVDDQTRALRKLLNYANHISSHALSVYFLSVPDYFGKPDIISMASEHPDLVRNAIRLKKVGDDITERFGGRAIHPVTLVVNGFTRIPTKADLEWAKMELLAMKGFAMEGVDFVADLDIPDFERRCEHIALSQEDQYAINEGRLISTEGLDISPREYRAHIEETHTDYSWTKRSIVRGRDSFLVGPLARVNLNFDKLSDDAKEAAKRVGFKPPVFNPFMAVLARAIELINAIDDSVSIIENLRIEKGPVIEESFEVKAGDGFAIVEAPRGILYHSYSFDSKGMIKKADVVTPTAHNSRNIERDLEALAPELREISPEEAILKCEMLVRAYDPCISCSVHLVEVG; translated from the coding sequence ATGAGCCAAGTTAGGGAGATAAGGGTCGATTACGTGGCCAGGATTGAGGGCCAAGCGGAGGTATTGATAAAGGTCGTGGGCGGGAGGGTCGAAGAAGCCAAGTTGGCGGTCTTCGAGCCGCCGCGCTTCTTCGAGTCCTTCATGATAGGGAGGAGATGCGGCGAGGCCCATGAGATAGCGTCCCGGATATGCGGCATATGCCACGTGCCTCATCAGGTCGCGGCCCTAGAAGCCGTCGAGGACGGATTGGGCATCGAGGTGGATGATCAAACTAGGGCCCTGAGGAAGCTGTTGAATTATGCGAACCATATATCGAGCCATGCGCTGAGCGTTTACTTCCTCTCGGTCCCAGACTATTTTGGGAAGCCGGATATTATCTCCATGGCGAGCGAGCATCCGGATTTGGTCAGAAACGCCATAAGGCTGAAGAAGGTTGGTGATGATATAACTGAGAGGTTTGGCGGGAGGGCGATACATCCCGTAACGCTCGTCGTGAACGGGTTCACGAGAATACCGACCAAGGCCGATCTGGAATGGGCCAAGATGGAGCTGCTCGCGATGAAGGGCTTCGCGATGGAGGGCGTTGATTTCGTGGCCGATTTGGATATACCGGATTTCGAGAGGAGATGTGAGCACATCGCGCTATCGCAGGAGGATCAATATGCCATAAACGAGGGGCGCCTTATATCGACCGAGGGCTTGGACATATCCCCGAGGGAGTATAGGGCCCATATTGAGGAGACGCATACAGATTACTCTTGGACCAAGCGATCGATCGTGAGGGGACGCGATTCGTTCTTGGTTGGCCCATTGGCGAGGGTTAACCTGAACTTCGATAAGCTCTCCGATGATGCGAAGGAGGCGGCGAAGAGGGTTGGCTTCAAGCCCCCGGTCTTCAATCCATTCATGGCTGTGCTCGCCAGGGCCATAGAGCTCATTAACGCGATAGACGATAGCGTCTCCATAATCGAGAACCTAAGGATTGAAAAGGGGCCCGTCATTGAGGAATCCTTCGAGGTCAAGGCAGGGGATGGGTTCGCGATAGTGGAGGCCCCAAGAGGCATCCTTTATCATAGCTACTCCTTCGATTCAAAGGGGATGATAAAAAAAGCCGATGTTGTGACGCCTACCGCCCACAACTCGAGGAACATAGAAAGGGATCTCGAAGCCTTAGCCCCGGAGCTCCGCGAGATATCCCCGGAGGAGGCGATCCTCAAATGCGAGATGCTGGTGAGGGCTTATGACCCATGCATCTCATGCTCGGTCCATTTGGTCGAGGTGGGATGA
- a CDS encoding oxidoreductase gives MAKPKLAVVKMTGCAGCQMEVLRIEDKLLDLVGAIDMAYFYMATSANRHGPYDVALVEGSVSTPRELRELKELRERSKLLIALGDCACTGCLPSIVNWVPPQESAKVYERFLEIHSKKESFQKVYPLSAHVRVDLELRGCPPHRDTILEALKGALLGIKPFLREHPVCVECKMKENVCLLVCEGRPCMGPVTAAGCGAACPSNGRVCEGCYGPMSDANASSLAEILAKRCGLSKEDLIGKFRKYAGLMPAFSKEAGGAI, from the coding sequence ATGGCGAAGCCTAAATTGGCCGTGGTCAAGATGACGGGTTGCGCCGGTTGCCAAATGGAGGTCCTTCGCATAGAGGATAAGCTCTTGGACCTCGTTGGAGCGATCGATATGGCCTATTTCTACATGGCCACGAGCGCCAATCGGCACGGGCCTTATGATGTGGCCTTGGTTGAGGGCTCAGTTTCGACCCCTAGGGAGCTAAGGGAGCTGAAGGAGCTCAGGGAGAGATCAAAGCTATTGATAGCGCTTGGGGATTGCGCTTGCACCGGTTGCCTGCCATCGATAGTGAATTGGGTGCCGCCGCAGGAGTCGGCGAAGGTATATGAGCGATTCTTGGAGATACACTCGAAGAAGGAATCGTTCCAGAAGGTGTATCCCCTATCCGCCCATGTGCGCGTGGATTTGGAGCTCAGGGGATGCCCTCCCCATAGGGACACGATCCTTGAGGCCCTCAAGGGGGCCCTGCTGGGAATCAAGCCGTTCCTGAGGGAGCATCCCGTTTGCGTCGAATGTAAGATGAAGGAGAACGTATGCCTCTTGGTTTGCGAGGGCAGGCCTTGCATGGGGCCCGTAACAGCTGCCGGTTGCGGCGCCGCTTGCCCATCTAACGGCAGGGTTTGCGAGGGATGCTATGGCCCGATGAGCGATGCGAACGCCAGCTCCTTGGCTGAAATACTCGCCAAGAGGTGCGGCCTCTCGAAGGAGGATCTGATCGGCAAGTTCAGGAAATACGCCGGGCTCATGCCGGCTTTTTCAAAGGAGGCTGGTGGGGCTATATGA